agaaatgaaagggaaaagacaTAGTAAATATTCAATGCATTTGcaataagattatttttgctAGGTCAAGGTAATACAGTTTTATTAGCTTGTGCTAAATGCACGTCTGGAATGATGACTTCAAAATAAACCTTAGAAACCTCTGTATTCAGACTAATGCAGATGTTCAGAACAACACAGAGACAGGTGTCTTTATGACTCCAAACATACTTGGTACACCTGAAGTAACTGAAGTGAAATCTGTTGACAGAGGATAGATTTTTAGAAGATTTATACCTTACGATACGAAGCGATAGCTTAGGTCTTCAGACtgggagcaggagaaaaatattgaGCTCCTCACCACTAAGAGATCTCCCAACTCCTAGCTGGGCATCAGTATCCAGGTGTTTCTTGTACCCTCACTGACTCACTTTACGTACTGGAAAGATTCCCTCACCTTCTGTCATGCCTAATGATAGGAAACATCTCTCCAGAGCATATTTTCCATGATCATCATCCCCACCTGGTCCTGGAATTCAGAGTTTACTGATAGCACAGGGCACATTTTGCAGGTGATAACTGTTTAAGGGCAACTTTATAGGCAACACAGGTGAGATCTAGACTTGCTGACTTCTCCTTGACTGATAGGCTGGCactactggggaaaaaaaaaaaaaagtaaaaaaaaaaaaaaaaataaaagggtggggaggggaagggaaatcaATGCTATATTGCCAGCTTTCCTGGAGGCTGAATTAGAAAGAAGTAAGTACAGAAGCAGGTAACTGTCCTTACTCCTTGTGAATAATCTTGACTGCTCAGATGTTTCTTGGAAGGGCATCTCTAATCATTAACTTCTTACCAGGGGTCATGGGAGGTCATTTGGCAGTCAGCTCCCATGACCAAAACCTAGGTTATtatttatgataaaaaaaatgtactggGAGTTTGGTAAGCTTGGGAAATTCCTGAAagactgctttattttaaaacaagatttgcAAGCAGGCTTTCAAGTGGAGTTGAAAATACTGAAGGGCCTCAGCTGAATATATTGTAGGAGGTTTTTAATAGGAATAGTGAGGCCACTGgatttttgaggaaaagaatgtaaaaaggAATACATTAATTTATGGCCATTGAAaggaaaattgaaaatattaagcgttcaaaaatgttttgattcagaacagaactatttattttactgtCGTGCGTTCACATTGCTTAAGGTCACTTTAAATGAGagttttcagtttgaaaaacacTAACGATTTGCATAGAAtgacattttttcaaaacatcCATTTCAAAACAGGTAATTAAATGAGAACTACCTCTTTCCTGCAAGCAACTTTTATTTTGATGAATCCACATATTCTGTGGACagatttaaaaatctgcaaCCACTTCTAGTCATGAAACATGCAGGATTCAAACCAATGttaaatatctattttaaatttGCAATTTCTATTGTTTGTACTCCTCTTAGACAGCTTGAAAAATGATTGTACCACTAAGTGCCTCTGTTTTTAAGATGCCTCAGGCTGAAATTCCAAGGTGTTAAAAAACCTAGACCCTTAACATCACAAAACTCAAGTATTTGCAATCGATTTGCACTTTTGAAAATTAGGCTATTGTGTATTTGGTAAAATGAAATCAATAATATTTCATTCACGTAAAACAAAACATTGGGTTTGTATtcataaaaagtattttaagatgTAGCTTTTTCCTTGGAAGCTAAAAGAGCTTCCAACAAAATATATTATAGAATAATCATATTAAGTATATTTTAAGACAACATATACTGTTCATTCTTGTAATTTTCCACATTTTGACTATCACCTCAGTACTTTATCTGGAGAGCTAATAAATGACAAATGACATGCATTTTCCATTactctgcatttcagttatttatCATGTTACCGCTAATAATTGAGTTGCCTTTATAAACTACCTTGAAAAATCTGATAGGACTCCATGGCGTGTAGCAAAGTATATAAGCATGAGGTTTCTATTGCTGGGTCTCAATTTGTCAGTTCAAATCATCTGACTTAGAAGTAACTCTTAAATCCTCATCATTTCACTGTTATCTGATTTGCAGGAATCCAAGACTTAAGCAACCATGTCCAGCCCCAGTGAGGCAGAACTCATTCACATGTTTAAGGGGATTGCCTTTACTACCAGGTCTTCTCCAGAACTTTTAAACTCCTTGGATACTTTTGATGCTAGAGAAGATGACATCCTTTTGGTTTCCTATCCTAAATCTGGTAAGTTCTACAGTTACGTGTTAATTGCAAGAATCTCAATTGTTTATTTCATGTTCTCTGCTTAAACTAGTTGGTAAATGTTTGTGTACAAGACATTGTACGCAGAAAGGATGAGAATCTATTATTCTGTCAGTAAGTgttcaaattacaaaaaaatatggGTCATTTATCTAAATTTTGATTCTTTAATTGAAAATAATCTCAGGTGTCatatcagaaaacaaataaatatttctttcttttaagcaaAATCTGTACTTGAAGGATTTTCCTGAGGACTTCCCACATTCAATTATGAGCAAGCTGAGAGTTACATTAAGTTATTTGTATGCCTCTTGGCTGtagatttatttattccttattccctcttcccctgcctCACTTGCACACAGAAGTACACACCAAAGAGGAAGCTCAACCTGGACTTTCCTAATACGCAGACTTAAGTTACTATGAGGAAACCCCTCCCGGttattatgaaataaataatagtaTAACCACTTCTCAGCTGACGAGTAGTTTGTCTAATGAGATTGTTTTGATATCAATTATTAGCACTTCTCACAAAGTTACTTTGTACTTCAGCTACAGGCCTAATTTTTCCAGTATTTATACATTTGAAGCCAATGCGATTATTCAGTTATGTAAAGTTTCTTGAGTCTGGGGGATTAGAAGTATTGCTTGTGCACTAGCAAGCTGTTCCCACATGCGAAATGCATATTGCACATATTTTCTCAGTAacaaatcttcctttttttttcttttttgtttcctcaaaattacttttttgcaGGCACTCATTGGCTTGCAGGAGTTATAACAAAGCTTTATAATACTCAAATAACACTAACCTCTCCCATTGAATTTGGTGACATTTCCACACTGGAGGAGCTGAATAAACTCTCATCAAAGAGAATCATCCCAACGCACTTGGACTACAACATGTTACCTCCAAATTTTAAGACTAAAAAATGCAAGGTAAGGCAAAAAGATATAAAAGCAGTGAGATATGTTAAGTGTCTATTAGGaatctgttttgtcttgttGAGCCTTAATAATTTTCAAGTGCTTTACAGCTTCCAGAAGTGgtttgctgtgggttttggaGACACAGCTGACCAGCAGTCGAAGGCAGTGTGAGCAGGGACTGGGTTCTGCTCCTGCCCCACTGCTCCCACAGGGTGATCTGTATATGGGACATCACACAAAATAGGACATGAACATCTTATAATCAGAAATATATCATTAAGGATAGGGGGTGTTCTCATGGCCCTATTTCCTACTGGCTAGAGCACTGGCTTAGAAAATAGTTATCCTGGGTACTTGTATGCTGTTCTGAGAGTGAGGGTATTCTGCTCCTCCTGTTGAAGCTTTCTAAAGACCTATAAAAAGATATTGGGCAAACACAGGAGAACTGAAATGTGGGGGGCAGATTCAGATCACAGTTTGGAGTTCCTCCCATTCTAATGtgggagatgtttaaaaaataagctcTGGGTCTCAGATTTtatattaaaagttaaaaatttcagaattacTTGGATACAGACTTTTAGACCAAAGCTAATCTGAATGAAAGCCAAAAATTTTTTGCAACTGTTCCATGAATGTTAATtagtaaattatttcatatgttAGATATATGAGATTGTATGCCAGCTCATGAGTTAAAatgaacacagatttttttcataaaactttaAGATTACACAGCTCTAGCAAACACACCTCTGTCCACATAGAATTGTTTACTAACCACTACTGACTCCTGCCTAAGAAGAGACAagtatatttctattttaatggCATGGTCACCAAAAGAGGAATCCTAAAGGAAAGGGTTTTGATGGTGCAAACTGCCTCTGGAAACACTATGTTTATTTACATGCAGAGCtcctgtaaaataaacaaagggCATGATCGTTAAAATCATACCATCTTCATTTACAGATGATCTACATCAGCAGAAATCCAAAGGATACTGCAGTTTCCATGTATTATTACTACAGAGATAACCCAGCCCTTCCCACTATAGACACCTGGACTGCTTTCTTTGACTTGTTCTTAAAAGGAGATGGTAAGAATAAATGTTATGTTTTCTCCTTGCAGTTTGCATTAACTTATTTTGCACAGGAGGAGTTAAGAAACGTGAACTGTGTGAAAACTCCTTAATGAACTCCTTATTCatatggttttggttgggttattttttttcaggataaaTTCTAAtgccaaaccaaacaacagcaAATAATAGGATACTATCTTCAGCCCTGCAAGGAGACATGTTGATAAACAGCAGCATTCTTTCAGCACAACTGCTCTTTGcgaggttttttttctgttttttgacATATCTGTTAAAAAACACATTCCCACGGACAAGTTGCTGATTTCATTTCTTCCCACAAACACTCTGAAACCCCTGACAACTTGTTGGTTCTGATGCGGATTGGCCTGTCTTAAAACTTTTCCAGCCTTGTCTTGTGAACCGCACTAATAGACTGCTTCCCACCAGGAATCCATGTTTGAACTGTGATAGAGGAGGTATGTGCGTGCAGCTCCTCCCGCGCTGacgcggggcaggggggctcagcgcagccagctcctgccctgggccAGCAGGCTGGTGGGGCACACGCTCGGTTTGAAGGTGCTTAGCCAGCCCCACGTGGCTCGCTGCCGTGCCAAAGCGCGGACAACGGGGTACACGGGGGGGACTGGCCCCAGGCTGCGCTGAGAGCTGTGCTCGCAGGTGTAGTGCCCCCTCCACTCCTGAAAACGGCTTTGGGCGACCCTTCAAAAGGAGTCCAGCTGCTTTCATAAAGCCCTCCCGTACGCACCCTGCCTTGTGTGCTGTCTTAGTAGAGGGGTCCAAAGAGCAAGGACAAGAGTGAGATTTTTATGAGTGGCCGTGGTGGCATGGAAGCTGACAACAGGACCATGTTCCAGCTATCCACTCCcatttttagtgttttattACTCCTTTGAGGACATGTGTTCCTGCTAATACAACCACAGTGATGATAACGGCAACAATGATAGATTGGCTTGAAAACTTTGTCAGAAATGTGCCATTGCAGTCATCGTGGGTTTACATCACAGCTCCAGAAGTCAATTTGTCTACTGGCTTGTGGGGGCTCGGGTTCAGATCTTGTGTTTCTACTTCAGAGCAGCCCTAAGGCACATACTCCTGCAATTTGCAGGCGCTTGGCTTGTTTAGTATCAACTCTGAACATAAGGAGGGGGGTGTGGAAGAAAAGACGattatattaaattttaaaagcatctcctatttttctgtaaatcagTAGCCACCTTCTATTTTCTGTGTGCTTATACAC
The Falco peregrinus isolate bFalPer1 chromosome 6, bFalPer1.pri, whole genome shotgun sequence genome window above contains:
- the LOC101922435 gene encoding sulfotransferase 6B1-like, which codes for MSSPSEAELIHMFKGIAFTTRSSPELLNSLDTFDAREDDILLVSYPKSGTHWLAGVITKLYNTQITLTSPIEFGDISTLEELNKLSSKRIIPTHLDYNMLPPNFKTKKCKMIYISRNPKDTAVSMYYYYRDNPALPTIDTWTAFFDLFLKGDVVCGSWFDHFLSWEEHENDENILFLFYEDMKKDLAKIVKEISLFLGLNISDNDIQDICKKSSFSEMKSDTEKENSDPSHTVCALTSDRKLIFRKGAVGDWKNHFTPKQNQRFEEIFNEKMKHSKMAKSLTYEF